From the Flavobacterium galactosidilyticum genome, one window contains:
- the lpxD gene encoding UDP-3-O-(3-hydroxymyristoyl)glucosamine N-acyltransferase — MKSYSIQEINEILKGVIVGNTFHNITAPEQLEVANETEISFIGNKKYEKLWTTSKACVAVVNEDISIEPGENKAFIKVKNADLAMSQILELFAPPTPLFHIDIHPTATIDKTATICNSARIGAGCYIGPNVIVGDNTTIYPNVTILDECTIGKNTVIWSGTVIRERCHIGNDCIIHPNATIGADGFGFRPDPQRGLVKIPQIGNVIIGNNVEIGANSCVDRGKFSSTVLGDGCKIDNLVQIGHNSKLGMFCIMAGNSGLAGSVTLGNGVIIGGSASIKDHTTIGDGAIVGAGSGVTGDIPAGKTMLGYPAVEARDALKQWAILKRLVNESKSK; from the coding sequence ATGAAATCCTATTCGATTCAAGAAATAAATGAAATTTTAAAAGGAGTAATTGTCGGTAATACATTCCATAACATCACTGCTCCTGAACAACTTGAAGTTGCTAATGAGACCGAAATTTCATTTATTGGAAACAAAAAATACGAAAAGTTATGGACTACCTCCAAAGCTTGTGTTGCTGTTGTAAATGAGGATATTTCGATAGAACCTGGAGAAAACAAAGCATTTATAAAAGTAAAAAATGCTGATTTAGCCATGTCTCAAATATTAGAGCTTTTTGCTCCACCTACTCCACTATTTCATATCGATATTCATCCAACAGCGACAATTGATAAGACTGCAACTATTTGCAATAGCGCTCGAATCGGTGCGGGTTGTTATATTGGTCCAAATGTTATCGTGGGCGACAACACTACTATTTATCCAAATGTGACTATCCTTGATGAATGTACTATTGGAAAAAACACAGTGATTTGGTCCGGAACAGTAATTAGAGAGCGTTGCCATATAGGTAATGATTGTATTATACACCCAAACGCCACTATTGGTGCAGATGGATTTGGTTTCCGCCCAGATCCACAACGCGGTTTGGTTAAAATTCCACAAATTGGAAATGTAATCATTGGAAACAATGTCGAAATTGGTGCTAATTCTTGCGTTGATAGAGGAAAATTCAGTTCAACAGTTTTAGGAGATGGTTGCAAAATTGATAATTTAGTACAAATAGGACACAATAGCAAATTAGGAATGTTTTGTATTATGGCTGGAAACAGCGGATTAGCAGGGTCAGTAACGCTAGGAAACGGCGTTATTATTGGCGGAAGCGCCTCTATTAAAGACCATACTACCATAGGTGATGGCGCTATTGTAGGTGCAGGTTCAGGCGTAACAGGAGATATCCCTGCAGGAAAAACAATGCTTGGTTATCCAGCAGTTGAAGCTCGTGATGCTCTGAAACAATGGGCTATATTAAAAAGACTCGTAAACGAATCTAAAAGTAAATAA
- a CDS encoding acyl-CoA carboxylase subunit beta, with protein sequence MDLNFNKNEDHNKLLLSALRKKLNIVQLGGGEKRIQKLHAEGKMTARERIDYLLDPKAKAIEIGAFVGEGMYAEHGGCPSGGVIVKIGYIRGKQCIVVANDATVKAGAWFPITAKKNLRAQEIAMENRLPIIYLVDSAGVYLPLQDEIFPDKEHFGRIFRNNAQMSSMGITQISAVMGSCVAGGAYLPIMSDEALIVEKTGSIFLAGSYLVKAAIGESIDNETLGGATTHCEISGVTDYKAKDDKDALDKIKNIVDKIGDFDKAGYSRIKAEKPALDEKEIYGILPKARNEQYDMMEIINRLVDNSEFEAYKDGYGQTIITGYARIDGWAVGIVANQRKVVKTKNGEMQFGGVIYSDSADKATRFIANCNQKKIPLVFVQDVTGFMVGSKSEHGGIIKDGAKMVNAVSNSVVPKFTVIVGNSYGAGNYAMCGKAYDPRLIFAWPSAELAVMGGTQAAKVLAQIEASSLKAKGEVVDETKEAALFDKIKARYDEQVSPYYAASRLWTDAIIDPLETRTWISLGIEAANHAPIEKKFNLGVIQV encoded by the coding sequence ATGGATTTGAACTTCAACAAAAACGAAGACCACAATAAATTATTACTTTCTGCTTTACGCAAAAAATTAAACATAGTACAACTAGGAGGCGGTGAAAAACGCATCCAGAAATTACATGCTGAAGGTAAAATGACAGCGAGAGAACGCATTGATTATTTATTGGATCCAAAAGCAAAAGCAATAGAAATTGGGGCATTTGTAGGTGAAGGAATGTACGCCGAGCACGGTGGTTGTCCATCAGGTGGTGTAATTGTTAAGATAGGATATATTAGAGGAAAACAGTGTATTGTCGTAGCTAATGATGCTACCGTAAAAGCGGGCGCTTGGTTCCCTATAACAGCTAAGAAAAATTTACGCGCGCAAGAAATAGCAATGGAAAACCGACTTCCAATCATTTATTTGGTTGATAGTGCTGGAGTTTATTTACCACTACAAGACGAAATTTTCCCTGACAAAGAACATTTTGGACGCATCTTTAGAAACAACGCTCAAATGAGTAGCATGGGAATTACCCAAATTTCAGCCGTAATGGGAAGTTGTGTTGCCGGTGGCGCTTACTTACCCATTATGAGTGATGAAGCTTTGATTGTTGAAAAAACGGGAAGTATCTTCCTTGCGGGAAGTTATTTAGTAAAAGCTGCTATTGGTGAAAGTATTGATAATGAAACTTTAGGTGGAGCAACGACGCATTGTGAAATTTCAGGCGTTACGGATTATAAAGCTAAAGACGATAAAGATGCACTAGACAAAATAAAAAATATAGTTGACAAAATAGGTGATTTTGACAAAGCAGGGTACAGCCGTATAAAAGCAGAGAAACCAGCATTAGACGAAAAAGAAATCTATGGCATTTTACCAAAAGCACGAAATGAACAATACGATATGATGGAAATCATCAATCGTTTAGTTGATAATTCAGAGTTTGAAGCATACAAAGATGGCTACGGGCAAACCATAATTACTGGTTATGCTAGAATTGATGGTTGGGCAGTAGGAATTGTAGCTAACCAAAGAAAAGTAGTTAAAACAAAGAATGGCGAAATGCAATTTGGAGGTGTAATCTACTCTGATAGCGCTGATAAAGCAACTCGTTTTATTGCTAATTGTAATCAGAAAAAAATTCCTTTGGTTTTTGTTCAAGACGTTACCGGATTTATGGTGGGCTCTAAATCAGAACATGGCGGAATTATAAAAGATGGCGCTAAAATGGTAAATGCGGTGAGTAATTCTGTAGTGCCAAAATTTACTGTCATCGTAGGGAATTCATACGGCGCCGGAAATTATGCAATGTGTGGTAAAGCCTATGATCCAAGATTAATCTTTGCATGGCCTAGCGCAGAACTAGCAGTTATGGGCGGAACACAAGCAGCGAAAGTATTAGCACAAATTGAAGCTTCGTCGCTTAAAGCAAAAGGCGAAGTCGTAGATGAAACAAAAGAAGCAGCGTTATTTGATAAAATAAAAGCCAGATACGATGAGCAAGTTTCTCCTTACTATGCAGCATCGCGATTATGGACTGATGCAATCATTGATCCTTTAGAAACAAGAACTTGGATTTCTTTGGGTATTGAAGCAGCAAACCACGCTCCTATTGAGAAAAAATTTAACTTGGGCGTAATACAAGTGTAA
- a CDS encoding AMP-binding protein: MMTSTITYNNVHNLFKLNGYHLKRNDLCRIAYSFIKEGDIYEKAMGDFILDWFDSKSYVELKTSGTTGAPKIVRIEKQAMVNSAIATGNFFDLQPGNKVLHCLPCKYIAGKMMFVRGLILGLDMDLVEPSSNPVVKSDVKYDFVAMLPMQVQNSIGKLKNVKKLIIGGSKINNELVKELSTLKTQVFETYGMTETLTHIAAKNIKEEVFSLLPNINIAQDERNCLVIDAPGIAAESVVTNDLIKLVGDRQFVLMGRIDNVINSGGIKLIPEQIEDKLTSKINARFFVAGMPDQVLGEKLVLVIEGEKQNLDDAIFDDLDKYEKPKDVFFVSKFVETDNGKVKRKEILESI, from the coding sequence ATGATGACCAGTACAATAACTTATAATAATGTTCATAACCTATTTAAATTGAATGGGTATCATCTCAAACGTAATGATTTGTGTCGTATTGCATATAGCTTTATTAAGGAAGGTGATATCTACGAAAAAGCGATGGGCGACTTTATATTAGATTGGTTTGATTCTAAATCATATGTCGAGCTGAAAACATCGGGCACAACGGGAGCGCCTAAAATTGTTAGAATTGAAAAGCAAGCGATGGTAAACTCTGCAATTGCCACAGGTAATTTCTTTGATTTACAACCTGGAAATAAGGTATTACATTGTTTGCCTTGTAAATATATAGCTGGTAAAATGATGTTTGTAAGAGGTCTTATTCTAGGTCTTGATATGGACTTGGTAGAGCCAAGTTCAAATCCTGTCGTGAAAAGTGATGTTAAATATGATTTTGTAGCGATGCTACCTATGCAAGTTCAAAACTCAATAGGAAAGCTCAAAAATGTTAAAAAATTAATTATTGGAGGGAGCAAAATTAATAATGAACTAGTTAAGGAATTATCTACTTTAAAAACACAAGTTTTTGAAACTTATGGTATGACTGAAACGCTTACTCATATTGCTGCGAAGAATATAAAAGAAGAAGTATTTTCTTTGTTACCAAATATAAATATTGCGCAAGATGAAAGAAATTGTCTGGTAATTGATGCTCCAGGAATAGCAGCTGAATCAGTTGTAACTAACGATTTAATAAAGTTAGTTGGAGATCGTCAATTTGTTTTAATGGGTCGGATCGATAATGTAATCAATAGTGGCGGGATCAAATTAATTCCGGAGCAAATTGAAGATAAGCTTACTTCAAAAATTAATGCAAGATTTTTTGTTGCAGGAATGCCGGATCAAGTGTTAGGTGAGAAACTAGTTTTAGTTATCGAAGGAGAAAAACAAAATCTTGATGATGCTATTTTTGATGACCTAGATAAATACGAAAAACCAAAAGATGTTTTTTTTGTGTCAAAATTTGTAGAAACGGATAATGGGAAAGTAAAACGCAAAGAGATTTTGGAGAGTATCTAG
- a CDS encoding CPBP family intramembrane glutamic endopeptidase, whose amino-acid sequence MFIEQGVKPGNRFSKYIWGSLLIIFASFLGQLVFLVALLYSSFANTKSYPTSNEAVMQYFDSNLTLFLVMVSFVVTMVGIFFVVRNLHNQSLQSITTSRKKVDWSRIVFSFLLWSAFTIISTLLAYYFSPGDFVFNFKPIPFAFLVLIGIIFIPIQTSCEEFIFRGYLMQGFANLAKNRWFPLLMTSLIFGGMHWFNPEVTKIGPIIMIYYIGTGLFLGIITLMDEGMELALGFHAANNLVGALLVTSDWSALQTHSIFKDISDPSAGFDIIFPVIIVFPILLFIFSKKYNWSNWKDKLLGKIL is encoded by the coding sequence ATGTTTATAGAACAGGGTGTTAAGCCAGGGAATAGGTTTTCAAAATATATTTGGGGTTCATTGTTGATCATTTTTGCATCATTTCTTGGACAATTAGTGTTTTTAGTTGCTTTGCTTTATAGTTCATTTGCAAATACAAAATCATATCCTACTAGCAATGAAGCTGTAATGCAGTATTTTGATTCGAACCTGACCTTATTTCTTGTGATGGTTTCGTTTGTTGTCACAATGGTAGGTATTTTTTTTGTTGTTCGTAATTTGCATAATCAAAGTTTGCAGTCGATTACCACATCGCGAAAAAAGGTCGATTGGAGTAGGATAGTATTTTCATTTTTGCTTTGGTCAGCTTTTACTATAATTTCGACGCTTTTAGCTTATTATTTTAGTCCAGGTGATTTTGTATTTAATTTTAAACCCATTCCATTTGCTTTTTTGGTTTTAATTGGGATTATTTTCATTCCGATACAAACCAGTTGTGAGGAATTTATTTTTAGAGGTTATTTGATGCAGGGTTTTGCTAATCTCGCTAAAAACAGATGGTTTCCGTTGCTTATGACTTCGCTAATTTTTGGAGGTATGCATTGGTTTAATCCTGAAGTTACTAAAATTGGACCCATAATTATGATCTACTATATAGGAACTGGTTTGTTCCTGGGGATAATTACGTTGATGGATGAAGGTATGGAACTCGCGTTGGGATTTCATGCCGCTAATAATTTAGTGGGAGCTTTACTCGTTACTTCTGATTGGTCAGCATTACAAACGCATTCAATTTTTAAGGATATATCGGATCCTTCTGCAGGATTTGATATTATTTTTCCGGTTATCATTGTTTTTCCTATCCTATTATTTATTTTTAGTAAAAAGTACAATTGGAGCAACTGGAAAGATAAATTACTTGGGAAAATTTTGTAA
- a CDS encoding ArsC/Spx/MgsR family protein, translating into MIQIYHNSRCGKSRNCVAFIEESKYEYEIINYLTNPPTMEELSIIIEKLKIKPIDLVRQKEKIWVENFRDLNLNEQQIVQTMIENPILIERPIVILGDKAIIGRYLENVSAFLP; encoded by the coding sequence ATGATACAAATATACCATAATTCACGTTGTGGCAAATCTCGAAATTGCGTCGCATTTATTGAAGAATCGAAATACGAATATGAAATAATTAATTATTTAACAAACCCACCTACAATGGAAGAATTAAGTATAATTATTGAAAAGCTAAAGATTAAACCAATTGATTTAGTTCGACAAAAAGAAAAAATTTGGGTTGAAAATTTTAGAGACTTAAATTTAAACGAACAGCAAATCGTTCAAACGATGATTGAGAATCCAATATTAATTGAAAGGCCAATCGTCATCTTAGGCGACAAAGCAATCATCGGAAGATATTTAGAAA